The Deltaproteobacteria bacterium genome has a window encoding:
- a CDS encoding DEAD/DEAH box helicase, translated as MKFSELDLGPEILKALTNMGYQDLTHIQEKTLSPILTGRDLLARAETGSGKTAACGIPLVKMIDPSVNAIQALILVPTRELALQYVEEIDRISRFTDAVPFAIFGGFSMEIQKAKLADRVHILVATPGRLIDFLYHTASIDLSCVRTLVLDEADEMLKMGFIEDIDFIMSCLIHKHQTLFFAATMPEEIDRLARAYLKEPVRVELNKEQVAPQSLIHHFQYTGRRDRLNTLIEYLRGERISQAIIFCNSRHRGEKLIRGLRSKFKSVGYIHGGLEQSRRTSIFERFRRNEITFMVATDLASRGLDFSHVSHVINYDYPSGLESYTNRTGRTGRMGRSGIAMTFVTDQELRVLKSLLKTNRIDPVWHGNIPNLQAVSKHNRGRDGKKYFDRRSRPVPQSRTLSNDRNDPRRGGKVRVPLGENRTPIS; from the coding sequence ATGAAATTTTCAGAATTAGATTTAGGGCCGGAGATTCTGAAGGCCTTGACCAACATGGGTTATCAAGATTTGACACACATCCAGGAAAAGACCCTCTCTCCTATCCTGACCGGCAGGGATCTTTTGGCCCGGGCAGAGACCGGCTCAGGCAAAACGGCCGCCTGCGGTATTCCGCTGGTCAAGATGATCGATCCTTCGGTCAATGCCATCCAGGCCCTAATCCTGGTTCCTACCCGTGAACTCGCACTTCAATATGTGGAAGAGATAGATAGAATTTCGAGATTTACGGATGCCGTCCCCTTTGCCATCTTTGGCGGGTTTTCGATGGAGATTCAAAAAGCAAAATTGGCGGACAGGGTCCATATCCTCGTCGCAACACCTGGACGATTGATCGATTTCCTATATCATACCGCATCGATTGACCTCTCTTGTGTTCGCACGCTGGTTCTGGATGAAGCGGACGAGATGCTGAAGATGGGTTTTATCGAAGATATAGACTTCATCATGTCCTGCCTGATCCACAAGCACCAGACATTGTTTTTTGCAGCGACGATGCCCGAGGAGATCGATCGATTGGCCAGGGCCTATCTGAAAGAACCCGTCAGAGTAGAATTGAATAAGGAACAGGTGGCTCCGCAGAGTCTTATTCACCATTTTCAGTATACGGGGCGACGTGATCGGCTCAATACACTGATCGAATACCTAAGAGGGGAGAGGATCTCCCAGGCGATCATCTTTTGCAATTCGCGACATCGCGGCGAGAAACTGATAAGGGGGTTGAGATCAAAGTTTAAGTCGGTAGGGTATATCCACGGAGGTCTGGAGCAATCGAGGCGGACATCGATCTTCGAGCGTTTTCGCCGAAATGAGATTACCTTCATGGTTGCCACGGACCTTGCCAGCCGCGGGCTCGACTTCAGCCATGTCAGTCATGTGATTAATTATGACTATCCTTCCGGCCTGGAATCCTACACGAACAGGACGGGAAGGACCGGGAGAATGGGGCGGTCAGGCATTGCCATGACCTTTGTGACCGATCAGGAATTGAGGGTCTTGAAATCCCTGCTTAAGACGAATCGTATTGATCCCGTGTGGCATGGCAACATCCCTAACCTCCAGGCTGTCTCCAAACATAACCGGGGACGAGATGGCAAGAAATACTTCGACAGGCGGTCCCGGCCAGTACCCCAAAGTCGAACCCTATCAAATGACAGGAATGATCCCAGGAGGGGAGGAAAGGTAAGAGTACCCCTGGGTGAAAACAGGACGCCGATTTCATGA
- a CDS encoding ABC transporter substrate-binding protein, whose product MTRLRSITVLAFVVGILAAAGIGNAGEPIIIGSVEPSSPPGSIAQGSEATAGIELAVKMLNEQGGILGRPVEVRFQDSMGIPEKGRAATERLLVKDKVPVIVGGNHSSVCMAMADVAHEYHIPYVNVNCWADAIREKGYDEWFNTSVNNSRIAVGGAEFVKSLGVKRVVVLPENTDFGIGLARGFKKHLEKIAPGIDCTYKVLDREAKDFTPAILSLTKNPPDVVVPIMDPPAGYIVINQLYEYGVAPSSKTWMLDLDALAELPDFWDNVREAGRYLTGIALFHPAMKLTDLGKEVRRRHMKRTGREASRVVFQGFDAVWVVAKAIERAGTVEPDAIIRALRKTDVVGTRGRITFCMERGPFFQQWVDVPYAIIQFTEVDQPLAKAPIVFPPAQETAKPLKP is encoded by the coding sequence ATGACCAGACTGCGTTCCATAACAGTTTTGGCGTTTGTTGTAGGGATCTTGGCTGCAGCGGGAATTGGGAATGCTGGAGAACCCATCATAATCGGGTCGGTGGAGCCTTCGTCTCCTCCCGGGTCGATTGCTCAAGGCAGTGAAGCCACTGCAGGAATCGAACTGGCTGTCAAGATGCTCAACGAGCAGGGAGGGATTCTCGGCAGACCAGTGGAAGTCAGGTTTCAGGATTCCATGGGCATACCGGAGAAGGGACGGGCCGCCACCGAAAGGCTCCTCGTCAAGGATAAAGTGCCGGTGATTGTGGGAGGCAATCACAGCTCGGTATGTATGGCCATGGCAGACGTGGCCCATGAGTATCATATCCCTTACGTGAATGTCAATTGCTGGGCTGATGCGATACGGGAGAAGGGATATGATGAATGGTTCAACACGTCGGTGAACAATTCCCGAATAGCTGTTGGAGGGGCTGAATTCGTCAAGTCCCTGGGCGTCAAGAGAGTCGTCGTCCTCCCCGAGAACACTGATTTCGGTATTGGGCTGGCCCGCGGTTTCAAGAAGCATTTGGAGAAGATAGCTCCCGGGATAGATTGCACCTATAAGGTCCTTGACCGAGAGGCCAAAGATTTCACGCCTGCAATCCTCAGCCTCACGAAGAATCCTCCCGACGTTGTGGTGCCGATAATGGATCCACCTGCCGGATACATCGTCATCAACCAACTCTATGAATACGGCGTCGCCCCTAGCTCCAAGACCTGGATGTTGGATCTGGATGCTCTGGCGGAACTTCCAGACTTCTGGGACAACGTGAGGGAGGCGGGAAGATACTTGACTGGAATCGCTCTCTTCCATCCGGCGATGAAACTGACCGACCTCGGAAAGGAGGTCAGAAGACGACATATGAAGAGAACGGGAAGAGAAGCGAGCAGGGTGGTCTTCCAGGGGTTTGATGCGGTGTGGGTCGTTGCAAAAGCCATAGAGCGTGCGGGGACGGTTGAGCCTGACGCCATCATCAGGGCTCTGAGAAAGACCGACGTTGTAGGAACCCGGGGCAGGATCACCTTCTGCATGGAGCGGGGGCCCTTCTTCCAACAATGGGTTGATGTGCCCTACGCGATCATACAGTTTACCGAAGTTGATCAGCCGCTTGCCAAGGCTCCTATCGTCTTTCCGCCTGCACAGGAGACCGCCAAGCCACTAAAGCCGTAA